In Miscanthus floridulus cultivar M001 chromosome 8, ASM1932011v1, whole genome shotgun sequence, the sequence actgagggcgcgcgctggctaGTGTCGGGTTCATGTCATCGGGATAATGAACTTTCTGCCTACTACGCCGCTGCCcgctcgagcaacgtgtgaaTTTCTCGGCGGGcacggcgatcctcggacgttgcggcctccggaaggccatgcagcaaggcggttgctgcggcgatgttctgactggctcgggcaaagtgaggaagggccccatcgtcggtgaggatcctttagTGTACGGTGCAGGCCATGGCACGCGCGTGCCCctcgtctttgcggcgttcaatctcgcgattgatgtccgcgtactcctggacgagcccttgcccggcctcatcgatctcttgctgacgggccctcaactgctccatccttaggtgagatggggtTGCCGTCTCATCCCTGAATCCGCCGTCAGGGTTGTTTgtgggggtgacctcttccccagagacactttcgacgtgaccctcgggggtctgcgtcatgaagcattcctgggaagggtggtggctccccctactgaaatccgagctggagaacgatcctggttcctcgttgaggagcccgtagagggtctccgtatcctgcttaatcgcccccatgaactcgatgtccgtgggtgattgaaccatacgtagcgccagaaggcggctAGCGGTTGCCGCAGCATTGCGGAGATCGAACGAAAACGCTATCGGGACGCTCCGTATGGACCCTTTCGGACCcagggtggcgttgtgagaggcctcccttgatgacggGACTCCCAGGGAGttgcccggcgggccctcaagcctaagacggctgaggttgatggaagggggagatggggtggctgagtgagtcagcgccagctctcctcctagtgtgatgatgaaatctaggtcatcgaaacgcacgtgtgcgcccggagcccaggtgattgcgtgggtggccatctgaggtctgatttggaatgcgcaagccCCCTACCtaacgcgccaactgtcggtgtttcatacaagcaccggcaagtaaatttatagtaatgcgcgttaggctcggatggtgcactaaaggacacaagatttatactggttcgggccgaatgtccctacgtccagtttgttactgctcgtgttattagcaccgtgaacggtctgtagtaaggggtacaaacgatcgagagagggaccggtcccaagtctctgatgaaagggtTGAAAgcaggtcaagagcttcgtagccgcttgactgtgtgtatgagtgcgtggtCTCGTTTCGGTCTTAAGAGTCTgtccccttgatggaggaagcgcatccccttttatagaggaaggggtggcttttacaaggacgagggtttaggatgtatattctacttaatcttgtggctcacgtctacccaattctcctccttcattctgatgagtgcgaaggaagataggcgcctacaatactgttgatgtctctgtagaatgttaggttgattacagaatgctgctctgcgcagggtgtgggctgtagtacagtggttttgacttattggcctctcccagccttgatccgcacgccttctggttcctgtgagtcttcgtcggagggacgaggggtcggggtctggagcgacgacgtggtcaaggccttctgacttggtggacctaaggggtcgggaagcgggtgccgctcccttgggtccatagcatggTGACGGAATGTTCGTCGTGCatggagatattaagtccttttctggagcgtagcggttgtcgtatatcttcgtcgggttccgtgtcccggggctgaaggcggcgcctataaCCCTACAGGGCGAGAAGCacacacctgtacaacctttcgggttctgtggcgcccagaagggtctaaagcacctgtcccgtcatcccctggcagtacttttcctgccagggcgcagggtatggttcttggagccatggttgacccgaacgtcttgtcttgccctgtccctatcatcttgagggaatggggagaagctgtcaggtaaggtgaatccaatctttagatactCCTATGGAgtagggtgagactcgttccttgcctTCGGGCGAAAACGGAGActaattcctatctctcgggcgagaccgacctcacccctccggggtcgggcgaggcggaatctatccctcagccctcgggcgagaccgagcccgtcctaaagacgtcgggcgagacggagtttatccctcggccctcgggcgagaccgagcctgtcccaaaggcgtcgggcgagacggagattaaccctgagccctcgggcgagacggagttatctcacaaaggcgtcgggcaaggcggaaccaaactcctgtcattcgaacaagggatgaagcgacgcccttatgcgtccagaagtttttcatgttcggtggttatcgattccaccttctggggtaccctggtattaggtcctcgacacccgtctccagtaaagtttgtgtagtagtggtatACACGGTTCAGTGCGTCGATTCTATCCTACCATGCAACGATTCAGTGCACACAACTTCTGCATCGATCGGCACTCGTGCACGCTACAGGCggcaccacgacgactaccaatGGGACCAATACGTACTAAACGAATGTCTATTGTAGTTAAAGAAGTTAAAGAAGACTCATCCTTGTACTCCTTTCTCGTTAATGTCTATTGTAGTTCTTATTATTGAAAAATGTATGTCGTTATATAAGAGCACAAATAAATTTTGGTTATGTTTAATTTGTTAAGATATAGGGGTCCTATTCTGTGTTTAGCTCTAGGGCTAAAAAATCCTAGGTACAGGCTTGGTCACGCGGGGTGTAATGGCCCATATCCATAGACCATAGCTCACCAACCTGTAATCATATATTCATATTCACGTGTTTTTTTTCTCATTACACATTTTATTTCTTCGGAAAACTCAAATTTTACATGCAAATAGATGATTGCATCATCAAACCATTTGCAATTTTTCATGCACTGGTTGTGGTGCTACCCTGCCATATTGCCATGGTAATACCATGAACTGCCATAGCGCGCTCCTCCAAGACCCACAGGAACTCTGAAGCCGTGGTGCCAAGAGTGCTACCTTGGAGTTGGAGGCGTCTCTCCGCACTCCGGGCTCTGGTTGGTCATCTAGTCCAACCATAACCACCATATCGATCGATTTAGCCTCAACAAACATCCAGTTAGCCAAACACGCTCTAACCAACTATACTAGGCGACGTGATCGGTTTGACACCAACCATGTCGTCTGTTGGCATGCTTGTGTAAGATAAAAGAACGTGTAAGCTGACCACTGACGAAGTGACGAGGACCTTGCAATTAGGAGTAGTATTCCGGATTTGACATGTGCCAACACGCGCCTGCACGCACGGCTGCGTTGGGCTGAGGATTTCAAGCACGTCGAGTTGTCAACAGACGACGTTCGTGGGTATGGGCCGTTCGCCCAACAACACCAAACCTCTGCGAACTCCACCCGGGAGCCCAACCAACGCAGGCACGCCGGCACGGCTCCGCGGCCATCTATTTATGCCCCAGGTCTCGTCCAGCCCGTCTCGATGGCACGCCACGCCACATGCTTCTGCTACCTCATCTCCCCGCATTGAGAAATCAGCCAGCCAACCAGGCGAAGCCGTAGTCGTGCACCGGCTCGAAGCAGCCAGCATTCACTCCACCTGCATCGCGTTCTACAGTGCCACTACTATCTAGCTCCGCCACACTGATCGGTCGGGCCTCCGGCCGGTCCACCGAGTCCACCCACTCGCGCCATcctcgatcgatcgatcggtGGATCCCGGTGCTGGACAAGCCAAGCCGGTTCCAGCTAGCTGCGCTCGGCTTCAATGCCTCCCCGGCCGTGCATTCAATGGCCTTGGCACGGTTAGGTGCGCGACGTCGCGGCGGATTGGCCCGTGCGAGCGCTGCGAGCGCGCCGGCCAGTTGGCGGGTAACACGCCACGCGCGGCCCGGCCACCGAACGTCCCCTGGCAGCAATTTATGGGCGACCGCCCGTGCCGTTTTTCTCGTTCGACCGCCTACTACTAGCCGCCATCCACAACCACCGGCCGGTCATCTGGCCGCCTCTTCGCCGGTGAAGTGTTTTTGCTTTCGTTCAGCCCCTGATCGATCACCCATCCACGGTACATGTACAGTACGCACGCGTTGTGGCGAGTACCTGTACGTGTACGCAGCTGCCGCATCCACGGTACGGCAGTTTTTTAACACGCTGGTCGTTGCATTGCAGATAGGAGTGCTCCCTCTCGTGGGAGTGTATACTAGTGTACTGGTGGTGGTAGTGCTGCGTACTGTGCCAGACTGCCAGCAATTAATCTCCATCCCTCTCAACTGTGCAAGCAGCAAAGCTCCGACCAGTTCTATAAAACCCCTGCAGCATTCTGCCATCCCGTCACCTCCCATCGCAGCATTGCTTGCTCCATGTGGAGTCACTTTATTACTGCATTACACTAGCTAGCACAGCCAGccagcttcatcttcattctcgtCGATCCGATCGGATCCGTCGGTGCTTGCTGTGTAGCTGATCcatcgccggccggccggcaagCGGCAATggaggtgggcacgtgggcggtggtggtggcggtcgcCGCCGCGTACATGGCGTGGTTCTGGCGGCTGTCGCGGGGGCTCAGCGGGCCGCGGGTGTGGCCGGTGCTCGGCAGCCTGCCGGGGCTGGTGCAGCACGCCGAGGACATGCACGAGTGGATCGTGGGCAACCTGCGCCGCTCGGGCGGCACCTACCAGACGTGCATCTTCGCGGTGCCCGGGGTGGCGCGCCGCGGCGGGCTGGTCACTGTCACGTGCGACCCGCGGAACCTGGAGCACGTCCTCAAGGCGCGCTTCGACAACTACCCCAAGGGCCCCTTCTGGCACGCCGTCTTCCGGGACCTGCTGGGCGACGGCATCTTCAACTCCGACGGGGAGACGTGGGTGGCGCAGCGCAAGACGGCCGCGCTCGAGTTCACCACGCGCACGCTCCGCACCGCCATGTCCCGCTGGGTGTCGCGCTCCatccacctccggctgctgcccATCCTGGACGAGGCGGCCGCCGAGGGGACGCACGTCGACCTCCAGGACCTGCTCCTCCGCCTCACCTTCGACAACATCTGCGGCCTCGCGTTCGGCAAGGACCCCGAGACGCTGGGGCCGGGCCTGCCGGAGAACGCCTTCGCCACGGCGTTCGACCGCGCCACGGAGGCGACGCTCAACCGGTTCATTTTCCCGGAGTGCCTGTGGCGGTGCAAGAAGTGGCTGGGCCTCGGCATGGAGACCACGCTGGCCCGCAGCGTCGCGCACGTGGACCAGTACCTCGCCGCCGTCATCAAGGCGCGCAAGCTCGAGCTCGCGGGCAACGGCAAGTGCGACACCACGATGGTGGCGCACGACGACCTGCTGTCCCGGTTCATGCGCAAGGGCTCCTACTCGGACGAGTCGCTGCAGCACGTggcgctcaacttcatcctcgcCGGCCGCGACACCTCCTCCGTGGCGCTCTCCTGGTTCTTCTGGCTCGTGTCCACGCACCCCGACGTGGAGCGCAAGATCGTGCGCGAGCTGTGCGCCGCGCTCGCCGTGTCCCGCGGCTCCCACGACCCGGCATTGTGGCTGGCGTCGCCGTTCACCTTCGAGGAGCTGGACCGCCTGGTCTACCTCAAGGCGGCGCTCTCGGAGACCCTGCGCCTGTACCCGTCCGTCCCCGAGGACTCCAAGCACGTGGTGGCCGACGACTACCTCCCGGACGGCACGTTCGTGCCGGCGGGGTCGTCGGTGACCTACTCCATCTACTCGGCCGGGCGCATGAAGACGGTGTGGGGGGAGGACTGCCTCGAGTTCCGCCCCGAGCGGTGGCTGTCCGCCGACGGCACTCGCTTCGAGCCGCACGACTCGTACCGGTTCGTGGCGTTCAACGCCGGCCCGCGGATCTGCCTCGGCAAGGACCTTGCGTACCTGCAGATGAAGAACATCGCCGGAAGCGTGCTCCTGCGCCACCGCCTGGCCGTGGCGCAGGGCCACCGCGTGGAGCAGAAGATGTCGCTGACGCTGTTCATGAAGCACGGGCTCCGGATGGAGGTGCACCCGCGCGACCTGGCCCCGGTCATCGACGAGTTCCGTGGCGCGGCAGCAGGGCCGGCCACGGCGCCCTGCGCGTAGAAGATCCGTCTCGTCCGTGCGCCAAGATCCGTGCTGCGGAGGAGACACTGGGAATTCAATGTGTAGATAAGCGTACAAGTACAAGACAGGAGTAAGTAATAAGTAAATTAAATGGGTTTGGTGAGGCCATTCAAGTCACTTCTCTCCGGAATTTACCATTCTGATGAGGGAGATGGGGAAATTTTGCAAGATCTAGCTGGATTTGGATCTGAGCGTTTACAAATTCCTACAAGGAGTGGAAGgatggaaagaaagaaagaaaaacagagAGTAATAATTCGTGAAAGCATAGCCTGAAGATTTGTTCGAGTGAGTCAGTTCGTGTTGGCGACCGGTCGCCAACTGTTCTActctagttctactactactattcTTTGAAACTTCTCATATTTTTTTAAAGCCTACTAGTATATTCTATTTTTAGAGGGTTGTTTAAATTTACCAAGAAACGTGTAAGTAAACGTGTATTGAAGTTTCTTTGCTTCTTTGATTGATATACCATCACTTTCATGATCAGTGATCGTGGCATCATGCAAGCCAGATACAGTAGCCTGTTGTTGGCTGCGTTGCTCTCTTCCCCTTTTTGCATGCATCGTCGATGCTTTTCGGTCGTGCTCCTGCGTGCTTTCACCGGTGTCTTGATTCGATGGCATTTGTTTGTTGGCGCCGTTCGTTCTGGTGGACGGCTCAAGACCCAGGTTGACTGGTAGAGCCTGCAGATGCTCGCTACTGAGAATTGCGGGCGCATAAAGGCGACGTCGACGTCCCTGACTGACCAAGCAGCTGCGGGTTCGTTATGCATGTACACTCTTCTCGTGACGACAACGATGTTGTATTTCAAAATTAATATACTGAAGAGAACAGATagcgtttttctctcataataaatctatATAAATATTAGCATAGGTTAAATTTCAGCGAAACCCCGGATTACAGACTGTGAGAGGCGCGGCAGTGACGGTCATGTCTGGATCAAAGGGTCTGACGAGACGAAATTCCAGACAGTTAGTTCAGAAGTCGTTGCTTATCTGGTCATCCGGCTCAATATGGTTGGTTATGGTTGATGCAACCATATGATCTACTACTTGCATACTCCGTACTTGATCTACGTGCTGGTTCATCCGGCGGGAAGAACTAACGCTGTAATAAACACTCTTGCTTCTCGAGCAACGCGGGAGCAGGAACAGGGAAACACGAGCCCATGGCCAATGCAAGCCGCCAACTTTATTTGCTGTACTTGCTAGTGCAACAGGAACTCCTACCTGCCTCTGGCAGTACCGGCCGGTGCACCGCACGATCGTTAATGGACGGCCAGCGGATCAGGGACACCACACCGCCAATGTGGGAATCATCGGAAGTTTGTGAATGAAAATGAGAGCAAGAAACTGAAGGAACGAACGAATGATTGTACTGATTGGTGTATGTGTTCAAATGAACACGTCCCTACTATGTTTAcatttacatatatatatactcgtACGAGGGATGAGTTCATGCCTGTTTGAAACGAACACGTCCCTTCACAAAAGGTTCAGTATGGCATCATCAATAAATGCTACTGACATTGCGAATGCCAATTGATCTATAACTATCTATTTCTAGCACTCTTTTTGCTCCTTGTAATCTTCATTCGATTGTCCTTTTTTAAATTCATAACTCATCTAAAAACCTCATGGGAAAAATCCAAAGGACAAACTAAAGTATTGATATGCAACTAAAACTCCCTTGtaacctaggccttgtttagatgccatccaaattccaagttttttcactctctctccatcacatcaatttttaaccgcttgcatggagtattaaatgtaggtaaaaaaaataactaattacacagtttagttgaaaatcacgaaatgaatcttttgagcctagttggtccacgattggacaatatttgccaaataagacgaaagtggtactattcatcgggttgaaattttttcgcaatctaaacgaggccctagtGAAAAAAACTAGTAGGTACCCCCAGGCTTTGGACGGGGCACCAAGCCGGAAATATAGCACATCATATAACTATACATGGAAGCAAGAGATTAGTAAAATTAGTTACAGATGGGTCCCTATTTGATCCCTTCCTAGAAGGGAAGAATAAGTTTGGGATAGTACAGGAATGCTCCAGttggatatggagactcatttTGCCATGGTGTTAAAAAAATCCAATGATTGGCAAAGTTGTCCACTTGGCGACTGAGGCTTGTCATGGCAATGTGGTCCGCCAGACTTAGTATGATCATGAAAGATGATTAGTTAGAGGAAAAAGAAAACATCTAGGACCTGAAACTACGAAGGCACGCAGCCAAACGGAAAAGTATCTATCTTAGGTGAATCACAATTTATATGTATCATAAGCCTGATATTGATTCATCTAAAAAATGTCGATACAATTATATTACCctttaaatctatagatataGTGGTAATTCTATAGCACATACTCCAAAACATAGAGACCATCATAGCCAATAAAATAGAGATACTTAGAACATGAAAGATTCCCTGAGAAGACAAATTTTCAACATCTAAAGGAACTTGGCCTCCTTATGCAACCAATACATAGTCATTGGGTTGCACATAAAGGCAGAGAAATAATCAATGGACAATCTTAGTAGAAAAATGACACCTGCATTAACAAAACTATAATGCCAAATTTTGGAGCAAGCAAGAGCTATATGTTGAATGGCTGACTCCTGCATAGCTCCATATTCTTCTAGTAAACTTTAAGAGGAATATAGAACAAACTTACACGATTATTTAAGCTTTTGTGAGGATCTCTATATGTCCGCTTTAGAGAATCAGTAATTGTGGTGACAAAGTCAGAGGCAGACAACCCAAGTCTCTGTGTCATGTGAACCATTTAGAAGAAGTACCTAGATTCAGCAAGATTTAGACAGAAATATATTTTTTAGTGAAAGCTGCAAGAGATACGACTAATACAAACCGTAGAAAAGTAGAAGTCAAGCAACATAATAAGCTTTGCAAGTTTAGAACACAAATGGAGGAAGATCAGGCATATTTTGATTTAAACATGATATCCCGTTCTTTTACATGTGAACCTGATGCATGTTGCACATGCTGTCAAAGTACATGTAAGTTCGCTAATAGAAGCAGGAAGAATATGTTAAAAATAACTGGGTTCCAAAATTGTTGCATTTTCTCAATGGATTTATGTTATTAAATTTTATTGTACAATGTTTAATCATAAATATAGCATGGTTGTTTTAAACCGTAAACACTTCTTCAACTTTTGCTGGTATGCAAGCAATGTGCAATATTTTTTTCTGAACCAAATTATGGGAACCATGTATACATGAACTTCCTAACCATCGTATATTTTGAACAACGGGAATGGTATAAATGATCATATCATAAAAGGAAATATAAAGATTGCATATTATGGTGTGTCCTTTTTCTTTTACTAGATgataccccgcgcgttgctgAGGTAATTTTATAGCGATACAAAAAGAATGATTCATGAGTTAAAAAAATAGTGAAGACATAATACAGACATGTTAATTTGTGATCATATATATGAATTTTGTGTAGCTGTCGTGATGTTCTGAACATCTCATATAAATCTAAAGAATCATCGTGATCTGGTATGAAATGACCAAGACAAAAAATCTTAACTCATTTGTGTACAGTACACATCATGACAATAAACTCCAAGCCGCAGCATCAATTTGCTCCATCACCGTCAGACACTAAGCTCGCGCCGTCGGGCATGGCAGCAGGGCCGAGCAGCCCGCCGTCCAGAGGCAACATGAGCCTGAGCGGGTCATCTGGCGGCACCTGAGCCCACCACATGTAGGGGCCAGCGGCGATGGCAGCCatgggcaggagccaagggcttCTCCGGCCTGTCAGAAACGATCACCATGAACTTTTCAGATTTCAGACCCTTTTGATTCTCTCGTGAGTGCATCTAATACGGTACAAAATCAATGAGGGTAGGCCATGAGGGAGAACTGAAGAGACAACGAAAGGAAGAGGCACATACGGTTTAATTCACAAGGTGCAGAGATGTTGTCCTTGGTGATGTGGTGTCACCAAATCATAGAGAATTCTGCTAGTGGGGTTCTCCTATTTAGATATGGAAGATTCAGACCCCACTCCTGTGGGGCTGCTAGCACCAGGTAGCATAACACTATACGTACTAACGAAGAAATTGATTAGAGAAAACAATCATATTTACAAAAAAATAACTAGACTGAAGAAGAGAGATTAGATTACGCACAACTGTCATTTCTAGGGATATTCCTCAGATGGTTCAATAGATCATAATGTCCCTCTAAACTCTTGCTATCTTTAATAGACAAAGAATCAACAGAACTTGCGGAGCCATTACTCTCTGCTGCTACATTACCATATATATGACAACCTAAATGAAATGAAATCAAAATAACAAAATTAGTACCATATGTTGAATAAATCAATAGGTTGAACATATCCATATGCATGTAAAGCATTAAAATGGAGGAAAATTAGGAAGACTAAGCATTATTGCTTCATGATTATCCGGTGCAGATGCATGGAGTTTAATAGATCTATCGTTTGTTTTAACCAAAAAGGTAAACGAAGGCTAGTTATATGATGCAGCAAAAACCTGCTGCAGGAAAGATGAACCCATGATTCCGCCTACCATAAACAAAGTCAAAAACACTAATATGACATCAGCCATTGGTGTATGGTGTATGAAAGAAGAacgaaaaaaaatcataaaatgtgtTGTTCACTTGTTTATGAAAATACCCAAAACATGAATTGCGCAAAGGGGACAAGATTCGGTTATCAAGCACTCCTAAATGCCTACAAATCATTAACTTGTATTTTTAGTTTTTATTTACATCATCTATAAAGTTGCAAGATTGTTGCTAGCTATATAGAAGAGCAAGGGACAATAGTGATAGGAGAAGAGAGTTAGGTGTCACCGACAACATAAAAAAGGGCAAACACCGAGTCCATCATTTTTTACTAAAGCAAAAAATATTGGGTTTTGATATGATGGAGATTTAAAGTAACTAGTTATTTTCTATGACTTTCTATGCCTCATCAGGCCATGGGGACATATATAACGACGTGTGTAGTTTGCACTTGTCAACGATGATCATCACTAGTGA encodes:
- the LOC136477397 gene encoding cytochrome P450 86A2-like, producing MEVGTWAVVVAVAAAYMAWFWRLSRGLSGPRVWPVLGSLPGLVQHAEDMHEWIVGNLRRSGGTYQTCIFAVPGVARRGGLVTVTCDPRNLEHVLKARFDNYPKGPFWHAVFRDLLGDGIFNSDGETWVAQRKTAALEFTTRTLRTAMSRWVSRSIHLRLLPILDEAAAEGTHVDLQDLLLRLTFDNICGLAFGKDPETLGPGLPENAFATAFDRATEATLNRFIFPECLWRCKKWLGLGMETTLARSVAHVDQYLAAVIKARKLELAGNGKCDTTMVAHDDLLSRFMRKGSYSDESLQHVALNFILAGRDTSSVALSWFFWLVSTHPDVERKIVRELCAALAVSRGSHDPALWLASPFTFEELDRLVYLKAALSETLRLYPSVPEDSKHVVADDYLPDGTFVPAGSSVTYSIYSAGRMKTVWGEDCLEFRPERWLSADGTRFEPHDSYRFVAFNAGPRICLGKDLAYLQMKNIAGSVLLRHRLAVAQGHRVEQKMSLTLFMKHGLRMEVHPRDLAPVIDEFRGAAAGPATAPCA